Proteins encoded together in one Drosophila albomicans strain 15112-1751.03 chromosome 2R, ASM965048v2, whole genome shotgun sequence window:
- the LOC117576199 gene encoding hemicentin-2, translated as MLLEYFMAMLVIMGLTTTFDKHSTRHMPHFALATELSNIIPEDFEPHFDNSTDREIIAALGTTARMHCRVRSLGDRAVSWIRQRDLHILTIGIMTYTNDQRFLARHIDNSDEWVLKVVSVQPRDAGIYECQVSTEPKISLAYKLMVVTSRAQILANRELFIQSGSDINLTCIAPQAPGPYTHMLWYKDTELVSDSTRGGIRVISEQQMKTSNLVISRVLHTDSGNYTCSADNSNSDSVFVHIIKSEQHAAMQHELGVRLELPSLWLLLLLLAVIHMAPPRPQHLVV; from the exons ATGTTGTTGGAATACTTTATGGCGATGCTTGTGATCATGGGATTAACCACAACATTCGATAAGCACAGCACCAGGCATATGCCACACTTTG CACTGGCCACGGAGCTCTCCAACATCATACCCGAGGACTTTGAGCCGCACTTTGACAACAGCACGGACCGTGAAATAATTGCCGCCCTCGGGACAACAGCGCGTATGCATTGTCGTGTCCGCAGCCTCGGGGATCGAGCTGTGTCTTGGATTCGCCAGCGAGATCTTCACATTCTCACCATTGGCATCATGACCTACACCAATGATCAGCGCTTTCTGGCCCGCCACATCGACAACTCCGACGAGTGGGTGCTCAAGGTCGTGTCCGTGCAGCCTCGCGATGCTGGCATCTATGAGTGTCAGGTCTCTACAGAGCCCAAAATAAGCCTCGCCTACAAACTAATGGTTGTGA CATCTAGGGCGCAAATCCTGGCGAATCGCGAGCTGTTCATTCAAAGCGGCAGTGACATCAATTTGACATGCATCGCACCTCAGGCGCCAGGACCCTACACGCACATGCTCTGGTACAAGGACACGGAGCTGGTGAGCGACTCGACCCGGGGTGGGATTCGCGTCATATCCGAGCAACAGATGAAGACTAGCAATCTGGTGATATCGCGTGTCCTGCACACAGATTCCGGCAATTACACATGTTCCGCGGATAACTCAA ACTCCGACAGCGTCTTTGTGCATATCATTAAAAGCGAACAGCACGCGGCCATGCAGCATGAACTGGGCGTGAGACTGGAGCTGCCCAGCCTGtggctgctcctgctcctgctggCGGTTATTCACATGGCACCACCACGCCCCCAACATCTCGTGGTCTAA